A single genomic interval of bacterium harbors:
- a CDS encoding aminotransferase class I and II, translated as MRTIHVTRYATPLREGGSLPAIVEADDDGLYVLKFRGAGQGAKALIAELVAGEIARTLGLPVPEIVTADLDAVLSRTEPDPEIQDLLRNSAGLNLALDYLPGSITFDPLVDVIDPKLASQIVWFDCFVMNIDRTPRNPNLLMWHKKLWLIDHGASLYFHHNAADWSEHVRKPLPKVGDHVLLSKASQLESVDKELVKLLTAEKIKDITALIPDEWLSENSSDSTAVKRQAYAEFLTSRVAASEIFVKEALNARQRLV; from the coding sequence ATGCGAACGATTCATGTAACACGATACGCGACACCGCTGCGCGAAGGCGGATCGCTGCCGGCGATTGTCGAAGCAGATGACGACGGTTTGTACGTTTTAAAGTTTCGCGGCGCAGGCCAGGGCGCCAAAGCGCTCATCGCCGAATTGGTGGCCGGTGAAATCGCGCGGACTCTGGGATTGCCCGTTCCGGAGATCGTCACGGCCGATCTCGATGCCGTTTTGAGCCGCACGGAGCCCGATCCGGAAATTCAGGATTTACTCCGTAACAGCGCCGGACTCAATCTCGCGCTCGATTATCTCCCCGGCTCCATTACGTTCGATCCGTTGGTCGACGTGATCGATCCGAAACTGGCATCGCAAATTGTCTGGTTCGATTGTTTCGTGATGAATATCGACCGCACACCGCGTAATCCGAATCTCCTCATGTGGCATAAGAAACTATGGTTGATCGATCATGGCGCTTCACTTTATTTCCATCACAATGCGGCGGACTGGTCGGAACACGTTCGTAAACCGCTGCCGAAAGTCGGCGATCATGTGTTATTGTCAAAAGCGTCGCAGTTGGAAAGCGTCGATAAAGAATTGGTTAAACTTCTGACTGCGGAAAAAATCAAAGACATCACAGCTTTAATCCCGGACGAATGGCTTTCGGAAAATTCCTCAGATTCTACGGCTGTAAAGCGGCAGGCTTACGCAGAATTCCTGACAAGCCGTGTCGCTGCATCGGAAATTTTTGTTAAGGAGGCGCTCAATGCCCGGCAAAGACTTGTTTGA
- a CDS encoding NAD(P)H-binding protein gives MPIKAILFGATGMVGEGVLHVALNHTSVESVLVIGRKPCGVSHPKLQELIHADFYDYSAIEDKLSGYDACFFCLGVTSIGKSEGEYRRITYDLTMAAATTLSRLNKTITFCYVSGTGTDSSEKGRTMWARVKGKTENDLTKLPFKAAYAFRPGYIKPIKGLRNAFAASKFIGLFYPVVKFFFSKYVCTLEELGLAMVRSATTGYSQRILENRDIHKLAQEK, from the coding sequence ATGCCCATTAAAGCTATACTCTTCGGCGCGACCGGCATGGTCGGCGAAGGCGTTTTACACGTCGCATTGAATCATACTTCCGTAGAATCGGTTCTCGTGATCGGGCGGAAACCGTGCGGCGTATCGCATCCGAAATTGCAGGAATTGATCCACGCCGATTTCTACGATTATTCGGCGATTGAAGATAAGCTGAGCGGCTATGATGCCTGTTTTTTCTGCCTCGGCGTGACGTCGATCGGCAAAAGCGAAGGGGAATACCGGCGCATTACCTACGATCTCACGATGGCCGCGGCGACGACATTGTCGCGGTTGAATAAGACTATAACGTTTTGTTACGTCTCAGGCACGGGCACCGACAGCTCGGAAAAAGGCCGCACGATGTGGGCGCGCGTAAAGGGCAAAACGGAAAACGATCTCACGAAATTGCCTTTCAAAGCGGCTTACGCCTTTCGCCCGGGTTACATCAAGCCCATCAAAGGTTTGCGGAACGCATTCGCCGCTTCGAAGTTTATCGGATTATTTTATCCGGTCGTGAAATTCTTTTTTTCCAAGTATGTCTGCACACTGGAAGAATTAGGGCTGGCAATGGTTCGCTCGGCGACGACCGGTTACTCTCAACGGATTTTAGAAAACCGCGATATCCATAAACTGGCTCAAGAAAAGTGA
- a CDS encoding DUF3037 domain-containing protein, producing the protein MPGKDLFEYAVIRYLPRVDREEFMNIGIILYCPTQKFLQVAFEINEPRLTTFCGDFTMADLQVHLSAFEQICAGGKDAGPIGQLSIGERFRWLTAPRSTIVQLSPTHTGLCTDPKAMLGHLLETLVRYSK; encoded by the coding sequence ATGCCCGGCAAAGACTTGTTTGAATATGCCGTGATCCGGTATCTTCCGCGCGTCGATCGTGAAGAGTTTATGAATATCGGTATTATCCTCTACTGCCCGACTCAGAAATTTCTTCAAGTCGCTTTCGAAATCAATGAACCAAGGCTCACGACGTTTTGCGGCGATTTCACAATGGCCGATCTGCAGGTGCATCTTTCCGCATTTGAACAAATTTGCGCAGGCGGAAAAGATGCCGGACCGATAGGCCAGCTATCAATCGGCGAACGTTTCCGCTGGCTGACCGCTCCGCGAAGTACAATTGTGCAACTATCGCCGACGCACACGGGTTTGTGTACGGACCCCAAAGCGATGCTTGGGCACTTGCTGGAAACGTTGGTAAGATATTCTAAATGA